The genomic region AATGACCAAAAGGCTTTTTGAGTTCTCTTGGTGTAAATCAACATTAAGTTCTGCTACTAAGGCATTAAGGGTGAGGACAGGGGGAGGAAGGCAGTAAAGGAAATGCACACCAGCGTAGAacattaatgttttttcttactATTGATCTCTGTAGCATTtcaagtttggttttgtttttttctttcagctaatCCTTCTGCAGAGTCAGATTTAAGTCTGTGGAAAATGTGTTCACACTGTTCAACTCCATGATTTATATTATACAAAAACCTTTTTAAGGACTTCAAATACGCATAAGGGAGCAGAAATACCACAGCAGTATCATTTGAAGCTTTCCAAATGTAACAAAATTACTTGAACATTGACAGGCTACTGGATGATTGATTCTTAGCAGTTACTACAAATGCACTCCTTTGGCTACTTGAGAGAAATACTGCAtttactacttaaaaaaaaaaaaaaaaaaaaaaaaaatctttagcaTTGGAGTTTAAGAAATGCTCCTATAAAAATCTACTATTTCAGAAGACTGCTCTGAAACCTTTGAAAGCAGCTAAAATATACTACTGTACTGTTTAAAGTTTATGTTTAAACAACCCTTTGAAAGATATGCATTTGCTTTAACAAGAAGACTCCAAGTGAAAATCCCATCATCTTCCAGTccttaaaattttactttactAAAATTTTCCATTGTCCATTATGGTCCAAAACATTCATGTAGAACTAGAGGAAAACACTTTctcctaaaattaaaaatatctgcacTTCGACAGTCTCTAAAACACCCACAATGAAAAGCTTCTCTTAATTATATCTCTGGTAAAGCTAGCACAAGAGCTAGGGTAGAAAGCATAACTAAATCCACTTTCTATTAAATAAGAAACAGTACTGAGTTTTATCCCACTATGGTGCATAAATtatatttgcataatttttattaagaCTGCAAATGTAAGAATAGATTACAGTAATCCAAAAAAGCCTTACAAAATCTTCATGCTGCAACATTAGTGATATGGACCCACCTCTATGAAaactcacattaaaaaaaataatttcaagctAAATTATTACAGTTCTGTTTTGCTGTAGTTAACTACTTCAGTTACCATCAGTTTAACTGCCcaggcaaagaaaggaaagaaaaatggatgaAGGTTTTTCAGTATGGCAAAACTAGAAGCATAAAGTAGCTTATTCATGCCAGAAGTCAGATAGACTGATTCACTAGGTAAGTCTATCATGACCTTAAAAGCTGAAGTGTGTTTCCTACTGAGAATCCAAAAAGGGAGCAGCAGATTTccaaaaagttttaaaagttgaTTAGTTTTCATGAAAAAggaattataataaaatatgagTTTGAATTACTCCTCTCTTCCTAGAACAGAACTCTTGTCTGCAAGACATGTTACTCATTGTTCAATATTCTAGACTCTACACCACAAATCTACCACAAAAATGGGCTTGGGCTATGCGTCACTTTATGTGGATAAGCAGTAGAGTAAAGAAGCTGAGGGATTCTATTAAAAATAcccatctgaaaataaattcaaaactTTAGGTTATGTTTAAATCCTACAGAAAGTGGATTAAATGGTGGAGTGCAGTGACACCACCTACCTTCTACTTTTGTTCACAAGAACTACCACTTGCAATTCATTGCTACTTTTACCTGACCTTTGCACAGAGGGAAGCAGCTCTAACCtccaaaattacttttcatgCATAGATATAACTAACCTTAATTGTTGTTACACTTTGACTACAgggaaacaagagaaaaatataaactgtGTTGCAAGAGTTGAAAGAAACCTGGAAAAACCCCTGAACACATAAAAGATGAGAGACCGTCTCCAAGAGCTTAAATTGAGAGTAAAGGAACTACAGATAGCTGGAGAAAACAACAGTGCAATTGTACAAGAAGAACAGGAGGAGTTTGAACAGCAGGCCATTATTTATGAAAGGGAACCCATAACTGAAAGGCACTTGCATGAAATCCAGAAGCTTCAGAATGAAATTAGTAATTTGGTGGAGGAAGTTAATAAATTTAGTCAGCAACAGAAAAGCCTACTGTCTTCAATGAGAAGATTCAGTGTTCTGAAAAAAGAATCTAACAtagcaagagaaataaaaattcaagcaGAGCATATAAGTAAAAGTTTGGATGAACTGtcaaaaacagtgaaaaaagctgaaaatgaacaTGGGCCATCACGTGCCACCGTAAGAATTTTAGCTTCCCAGCATGCTTTCTTATCCCAGCGCTACCTAAATGCTATGCTCTCATACAATGATGCTATCACTGTTAAacaagagaaatgcagaagatTTATTGTCCGACAGCTTGAAGTAGCTGGTAAAGAGGTATCCGAGGAAGAGGTCAATGACATGCTCCAACAAGGAAAATGGGAGATTTTCAATGAAAATCTGCTCACTGAAGTCAAAATTACCAAAGCTCAGCTTTCAGAGATTGAACAGAGACACAAAGAACTAGTCAATCTGGAGAACCAGATAAAAGACTTAAAGGAACTTTTTATGCAGATATCAGTTCTGGTGGAGGAGCAAGGGGAGATGATCAACAACATTGAAATATGTATGAACAACACTATAGAATACACTCAAGAATCTAAAGAAAAATTTGGGCTTGCAGTCAAGTATCGAAAAAGAAACCCTTGCAAAGTAATATGCTGCTGGTGTTGTCCATGCTGcaaatgataaataaaataaactctttGCAATACCAATGGTTCCTATTTAATAAACTGATCTTGAAAAGCAGTCTCAGGGATCCCTTGATTCCTTCATTTTTCATCCCATTTTCCCTTCCTCAGATCTTTCAGGAGAAACTGCATCTGTTTTTCCAAATACAGtgagaagaatgaaaagaattttatggtttcagagaaacaaacacTAGGGAAAAGGGTATATCGACACAagtgacacttttttttcatccttcacTTAAACAATGTGTCAACAAACTATGCAAGCTTATGGGAAGCATTGAAAATACTGTTAATGTCAAAGACAGGCTTTGTAAGAATGGTTTAGGTAGCTTTTACAAAGTAATAATCAGAATTCTTATTGCCTTGCACGTTTTTTAGCAATCACATTTATTTGGTTCAAGTtctaagataatttttttccaggaatcaGAAATTCTACCAAAAATGTAAACAAAGCAAGACAACATCCAGTAACAATCCAGTAACATCATACCTAAACCAAACAAGAAGTAAGAAAACAGTTCTCAGAAATGTGTCAATAGGAGAAGTTACTTACATGCTTAATAACCTAATTAGCATCATGAAATAAAGGCTGTATTTTATTAGGACAGTGTGTATGGTCTTATGGAATGCAAACAGACATCGGattattttaataacagaaTGATGTATTTCTCACAGGTTGGAGTTGAGCTGTTATTTTCTGAACACATTAAAGATCACTAGCAGTAGAAGACATCACCAGACCTACTGGAATATTCATTAGCAGCCTGCTGAGAAACCAAGCATTCATAAACTTACATAGAGTTACTTATATCTTCATTAAGATAGAGATAAGACACTTTAATACTGCCTAGCCTATCTATATAAACAGGTGCCTCTGCAGTCTTACTTTCATTAGTacaaaaatgaaggaaaaaatgaaaaaaaattaaaaacaaacaaacaaaaaaccacaacaaaaacacaactCTATCCTTATAAGAATAAATAATCTAGAACCAGAGAACAATTTAGGTTAAGAAGAACTTCAGAGGGACATCTAGACAAACCAGTTGGTCAAACTCTTACTCAAATCATGGCAAGAGTTTCC from Heliangelus exortis chromosome 1, bHelExo1.hap1, whole genome shotgun sequence harbors:
- the STX19 gene encoding syntaxin-19, with amino-acid sequence MRDRLQELKLRVKELQIAGENNSAIVQEEQEEFEQQAIIYEREPITERHLHEIQKLQNEISNLVEEVNKFSQQQKSLLSSMRRFSVLKKESNIAREIKIQAEHISKSLDELSKTVKKAENEHGPSRATVRILASQHAFLSQRYLNAMLSYNDAITVKQEKCRRFIVRQLEVAGKEVSEEEVNDMLQQGKWEIFNENLLTEVKITKAQLSEIEQRHKELVNLENQIKDLKELFMQISVLVEEQGEMINNIEICMNNTIEYTQESKEKFGLAVKYRKRNPCKVICCWCCPCCK